The Pueribacillus theae genome includes the window GCGGTTTTGTTTTAATTCCTCTATTTGAGTTGGCGCCGCATTTATCTTCTTGTTTGTTTAACGATTCAGCCGAAATGACTGATGAGAAGGTATTAAATGATGGCGTCAGGTTGTGGAAGAAGAAAAATGAGTCAGGGGAATATGGACTTTTTTCTATATAGTAAGTGCTTGAATATCATCTAGATAGAAGGTGAGAGAATGCTTAAAATTGGTGACATTACGATGAAGAATCAGGTCGTGTTAGCTCCGATGGCCGGTGTGTGCAATCCGGCATTTCGTTTGATTGCAAAGGAGTTTGGCGCAGGCCTTGTATGTGCAGAGATGGTCAGTGACAAAGCGATCCTGCACGAAAATGAAAAAACGTTAAGGATGCTTTACGTTGATGAACGTGAAAAGCCGCTCAGCTTGCAAATTTTCGGTGGGGAGAAAGAAACGCTGGTTGGTGCCGCCCGTTATGTTGAGAAAGCAACAAATGCCGATATCATCGACATTAACATGGGGTGCCCTGTTCCTAAGATTACTTCATGTGATGCAGGAGCAAAGTGGCTTCTTGATCCAGATAAAATTTATGAAATGGTTAAGGTTGTTGTGAATGCAGTGGATATGCCTGTTACAGTAAAAATGCGAATTGGCTGGGATGAGGACCATATTTATGCCGTTGACAATGCAAAAGCTGTGGAGGCTGCAGGCGGTGCAGCTGTTGCGGTTCATGGCCGTACCCGTGTGCAAATGTATGAAGGCAAAGCGAATTGGGACATTATTAAACAAGTAAAAGATGCCGTATCGATCCCTGTTATCGGAAATGGAGATGTCGTCACACCGATGGATGCGAAAAGAATGCTTGACTTAACAGGTGTTGACGGTGTTATGATCGGTCGTGGAGCATTGGGGAACCCTTGGATGCTTTACCAAACGATCCAGTACTTAGAAACTGGGGAGATACCACCGATGCCTACCCCATCGGAAAAAATAGAAGTGTGTCTTCTCCATCTTGAACGCTTAATTCGGCTAAAAGGTGAGAAGATTGCTGTCATGGAAATGCGCAAACATGCTGCCTGGTATTTGAAAGGCTTGCGCGGAAATGCAAAAATTAGAAGAAAAATCAATGAAATAGAAACGAAAGGTGAACTCACTGCTGTGCTCTATGATTATGTGGACCAATTGAGGGATGACCAGGAAGCTGAGGCAGTGTAGCCAATGACATTTAGGAGTGAGCCCATGAGCCAAGATACAGAATTGAACGATCAACTGATCGTTCGTCGCGAGAAAATGAAATCTTTGAGGGAAAAAGGCATCGATCCTTTTGGTATGCGGTTCGAAAGGACCCACACAACTGATGATATTAAAAAAGCGTTTGAACATATGACGAAAGAGGAGCTAGAAGAAGTATCTGAAGAAATTAAAGTTGCTGGAAGAGTGATGACAAAGCGCGGTAAAGGAAAAGCCGGTTTTGCTCATATTCAAGATCTTACTGGCCAAATTCAAATTTATGTAAGAAAAGATGCTGTCGGTGATGACCAATATGAGGTTTTCAATACGATTGATATTGGGGATATCGTCGCTATAACGGGACGGGTTTTTAAAACCAAGGTTGGTGAACTGTCGATTCGTGCGAACCAATTTCTTATTTTATCAAAGGCATTGCGTCCATTGCCAGATAAGTTTCACGGTTTAAAAGATGTTGAACAGCGTTATCGCCAACGTTACGTTGATTTAATCATGAACCCAGAGGTAAAGAAAACGTTCATTGCCCGAAGCAAAATTATTCAATCCATGAGAAGATATTTAGATGACCATGGGTATCTCGAAGTTGAAACGCCAATGATGCATTCGATTCCTGGAGGAGCGGCAGCAAGGCCATTCATTACCCATCATAACGCACTTGATATCGATCTTTATATGCGAATTGCCATTGAACTGCACTTAAAGCGTCTTATCGTCGGTGGTTTTGAAAAAGTATACGAAATTGGGCGAGTGTTTAGGAATGAAGGAGTCTCAACTAGGCACAACCCTGAATTTACAATGATTGAATTGTATGAGGCATATGCTGATTTCCAAGACATTATGGAATTAACTGAAAACTTAATTGCTCATATTGCGCAGGAAGTGCTTGGCACGACAACCATTCCATATGGCGAATACGAAGTTGATCTGATGCCAAAGTGGACACGCCTTCACATGGTTGATGCGATTAAGCAATATACAGGTGTCGATTTCTGGAACAATGTATCGGACGAGCAGGCA containing:
- the dusB gene encoding tRNA dihydrouridine synthase DusB, with amino-acid sequence MLKIGDITMKNQVVLAPMAGVCNPAFRLIAKEFGAGLVCAEMVSDKAILHENEKTLRMLYVDEREKPLSLQIFGGEKETLVGAARYVEKATNADIIDINMGCPVPKITSCDAGAKWLLDPDKIYEMVKVVVNAVDMPVTVKMRIGWDEDHIYAVDNAKAVEAAGGAAVAVHGRTRVQMYEGKANWDIIKQVKDAVSIPVIGNGDVVTPMDAKRMLDLTGVDGVMIGRGALGNPWMLYQTIQYLETGEIPPMPTPSEKIEVCLLHLERLIRLKGEKIAVMEMRKHAAWYLKGLRGNAKIRRKINEIETKGELTAVLYDYVDQLRDDQEAEAV
- the lysS gene encoding lysine--tRNA ligase: MSQDTELNDQLIVRREKMKSLREKGIDPFGMRFERTHTTDDIKKAFEHMTKEELEEVSEEIKVAGRVMTKRGKGKAGFAHIQDLTGQIQIYVRKDAVGDDQYEVFNTIDIGDIVAITGRVFKTKVGELSIRANQFLILSKALRPLPDKFHGLKDVEQRYRQRYVDLIMNPEVKKTFIARSKIIQSMRRYLDDHGYLEVETPMMHSIPGGAAARPFITHHNALDIDLYMRIAIELHLKRLIVGGFEKVYEIGRVFRNEGVSTRHNPEFTMIELYEAYADFQDIMELTENLIAHIAQEVLGTTTIPYGEYEVDLMPKWTRLHMVDAIKQYTGVDFWNNVSDEQAKQLAKDYGVQIQETMTYGHIVNEFFEQLVEEKLIQPTFIYGHPVEISPLAKKNKQDPRFTDRFELFIVGREHANAFSELNDPIDQRERFEAQVKERAQGNDEAHLMDEDFLESLEYGMPPTGGLGIGIDRLVMLLTNSPSIRDVLLFPQMRPQD